Proteins from one Cicer arietinum cultivar CDC Frontier isolate Library 1 chromosome 3, Cicar.CDCFrontier_v2.0, whole genome shotgun sequence genomic window:
- the LOC101502641 gene encoding PRA1 family protein A1-like encodes MDWGNVTAEDLVDALREVDWSSPPRPLSEFFSRFTLPRSSSKWNSRLKCNLYYYRTNYFILIVSVLILGFLRRPLSIVAALLTALSIAFLNDSFAGTFSEKVTRTVRQFSPHLAAKMRPPLTPVIRGRPSAKRAIYICGRPRWVFVLIFSSASFFLWFVSAGLLTVLWALAIGLLATILHASFRTPNLKARLNTFREEFRAVWRNYSEL; translated from the exons atggaTTGGGGAAACGTTACCGCCGAAGATCTCGTCGACGCTCTCCGCGAAGTGGATTGGTCTTCGCCGCCGCGTCCTCTCTCCGAATTCTTCTCCCGATTCACCCTTCCGAGATCTTCCTCCAAATGGAACAGCCGTCTCAAATGCAATCTCTACTA CTACCGAACCAACTACTTCATTTTGATTGTTTCTGTTCTCA TTTTGGGTTTTCTTCGGAGGCCGCTTTCTATTGTAGCCGCGCTTCTTACAGCACTCAGTATTGCCTTTCTAAATGACAG CTTTGCAGGTACCTTTAGTGAGAAGGTTACAAGAACAGTTAGGCAATTTTCCCCTCATTTAGCCGCCAAAATGAGACCTCCTCTTAC GCCTGTTATTCGTGGACGTCCATCAGCTAAGAGAGCAATTTATATTTGTGGTCGGCCGCGTTGGGTGTTTGTCTTGATATTTTCTTCCG CAAGTTTTTTTCTCTGGTTTGTTTCGGCTGGTCTCCTGACTGTTTTATGGGCGCTTGCTATTGGTCTTCTTG CTACCATCCTGCATGCAAGCTTTAGAACACCTAACCTGAAAGCACGTCTAAACACATTCCGTGAAGAGTTTCGTGCTGTATGGCGCAATTATAGTGAGCTGTAG